In Legionella cardiaca, a genomic segment contains:
- a CDS encoding replication-associated recombination protein A: MSMQPKVPLAELLRPTHWDEVIGQEHLLGTGKPLRIAFDSGIPHSMILWGPPGVGKTTLARLSAKAFDCEWIALSAVLSGVKDIRAAIDQAKDNLEKNRRTLLFIDEIHRFNKSQQDALLPFTESGLITIIGATTENPSFEVISALLSRAQVYVLKALGESELKKLLQRAHKQALPHLQLSEEAITTLIAYADGDARRLLNLLEQISTATLAQKTTEVTVELIQNALSTASRRFDKGGENFYDQISALHKSVRGSHPDAALYWLCRMLDGGVDPLYLARRIIRMAWEDIGLADPRAMQLANDAAATYERLGSPEGELALGQAIIYMAIAPKSNAGYKAYNAARAFVKNDKSREVPLHLRNAPTHLMKDLGYGHEYRYAHNEPHAYAAGETYLPDGVKEPGWYEPVSRGLEIKIAEKMAFLRKLDSETRKK; this comes from the coding sequence ATGAGTATGCAACCCAAAGTACCACTGGCTGAATTATTAAGACCTACTCATTGGGATGAGGTCATTGGGCAAGAGCATTTGTTAGGGACTGGAAAACCACTAAGAATAGCATTTGACTCAGGTATCCCTCATTCCATGATTTTATGGGGGCCGCCTGGGGTGGGAAAAACCACCTTGGCTAGATTGAGTGCTAAAGCTTTTGATTGTGAGTGGATAGCACTCTCGGCGGTTCTTTCGGGTGTTAAAGATATTCGTGCTGCAATCGATCAAGCTAAAGACAACTTGGAAAAAAACCGTCGGACTTTGTTATTTATTGATGAAATCCATCGTTTTAATAAGTCACAACAAGATGCTTTACTACCTTTTACCGAATCAGGATTAATCACTATCATTGGTGCTACGACGGAAAATCCCTCATTTGAGGTAATTTCTGCACTTCTTTCGCGCGCTCAAGTTTATGTATTAAAAGCGCTTGGCGAATCCGAACTCAAAAAATTGCTGCAACGAGCTCATAAGCAAGCACTACCCCATTTGCAATTAAGTGAAGAAGCAATTACTACATTAATTGCTTATGCCGATGGGGATGCACGCCGTCTGCTTAATTTATTAGAACAAATTAGTACTGCAACTCTTGCACAAAAAACAACAGAAGTAACCGTTGAATTGATTCAAAATGCATTGAGTACAGCAAGTCGCCGTTTTGATAAAGGTGGCGAAAATTTTTATGATCAAATTTCGGCCCTGCATAAATCGGTTCGCGGCTCACATCCTGATGCTGCACTTTACTGGTTATGCCGTATGCTGGATGGTGGTGTAGATCCATTGTATCTGGCGCGTCGAATTATTCGTATGGCATGGGAGGATATTGGTTTAGCTGATCCTCGCGCAATGCAGCTGGCAAATGATGCTGCTGCCACCTATGAACGCTTGGGATCGCCTGAGGGAGAGTTAGCGCTAGGACAGGCAATTATTTACATGGCAATCGCTCCTAAAAGTAACGCAGGGTATAAAGCCTATAATGCGGCAAGAGCTTTTGTAAAAAATGATAAATCACGAGAAGTGCCCCTGCATTTACGTAATGCACCTACACATTTAATGAAAGACTTAGGCTATGGACACGAATACCGTTATGCGCATAACGAACCGCATGCCTATGCAGCGGGTGAGACCTATCTCCCTGATGGAGTAAAAGAGCCAGGCTGGTACGAGCCTGTTTCCAGAGGGTTAGAGATAAAAATTGCGGAAAAAATGGCTTTTTTAAGGAAATTAGATAGCGAAACAAGGAAAAAGTAG
- the pmbA gene encoding metalloprotease PmbA produces the protein MRTLPENNNRVTGKSTNNLSELMHEVLDRAKAQGATDAMVSVNHDSGFSVDVRMGEVETVAFNEDKGINLVVYIGHRKGGASSTDTSPAALDALVMAACDIAKVSAADPCFGLADRELMTTQYPDLDLYHPWAVTPAEAIEMALACETHALALDKRITNSDGVNLSTHAFCNGFANTYGGKGIIQSTRHSVSCSLIAKEGENMQRDYDYTTARNAKDLCSLEQIAKTTVERATSRLGAKQVKTQKVPVLFSSRVSSGLFSSFINAISGGNLYRKNSFLLDSIGKEIFPSTIQVYEQPYLLNALGSSPFDGEGVPTRNNVFIENGILRQYVLGSYSARRMGLKTTANSGGVHNLTIDATAGDLQALIKKMDKGLLVTELMGQGVNGLTGDYSRGASGFWVENGQIQYPVEEITIASNLKNMFKSIVAVGTDINPNYATRCGSVLIAEMMVAGH, from the coding sequence ATGCGAACATTACCGGAAAATAACAATAGAGTAACGGGTAAGTCAACCAACAATTTATCTGAATTGATGCATGAAGTACTTGATAGAGCAAAAGCCCAAGGTGCAACTGATGCCATGGTCTCGGTTAATCATGATAGTGGTTTTTCAGTGGATGTACGCATGGGTGAAGTAGAGACTGTGGCGTTTAATGAAGATAAAGGAATAAACCTTGTCGTTTATATTGGGCATCGCAAAGGGGGGGCTAGCAGCACAGATACCTCACCGGCAGCATTGGATGCTTTGGTTATGGCAGCCTGTGACATTGCAAAAGTAAGTGCTGCCGATCCCTGTTTTGGTCTTGCGGATCGTGAGCTAATGACCACCCAGTACCCTGATCTTGATTTATATCATCCCTGGGCTGTTACGCCAGCTGAAGCCATTGAAATGGCACTTGCTTGTGAAACCCACGCATTGGCACTTGATAAACGAATCACTAATTCAGATGGTGTTAATTTATCAACTCATGCTTTCTGTAATGGTTTTGCCAATACTTATGGTGGAAAAGGGATTATACAAAGTACGCGCCATAGTGTGAGCTGCTCTCTCATTGCAAAAGAAGGGGAGAACATGCAGCGCGATTATGATTATACAACGGCAAGGAATGCAAAAGACTTGTGTTCTTTAGAACAGATTGCCAAAACAACGGTTGAAAGAGCGACAAGTCGCTTGGGTGCCAAACAGGTAAAAACGCAAAAAGTACCTGTATTATTTTCTTCTCGTGTTTCAAGTGGTCTCTTTTCCAGTTTCATTAATGCGATTAGTGGTGGAAATTTATATCGCAAAAATTCTTTTTTACTCGATTCAATTGGAAAGGAAATTTTCCCATCAACTATTCAAGTCTATGAGCAGCCTTATTTATTAAATGCTTTAGGAAGTTCTCCTTTCGATGGGGAGGGGGTACCTACCAGGAATAATGTGTTTATTGAAAATGGCATATTGCGTCAGTATGTACTAGGCAGTTACTCAGCGCGTCGCATGGGTTTAAAAACAACGGCTAATAGTGGCGGCGTTCATAATCTCACAATTGATGCCACTGCAGGCGATTTACAAGCACTAATAAAGAAGATGGATAAAGGACTTCTGGTGACTGAATTAATGGGACAAGGGGTTAATGGTTTAACAGGCGATTATTCTCGAGGAGCTTCTGGGTTTTGGGTGGAGAATGGACAAATCCAATATCCGGTCGAAGAAATAACTATTGCAAGCAACCTTAAAAACATGTTTAAGTCTATTGTTGCAGTCGGTACTGATATTAATCCAAATTATGCGACCCGTTGTGGCTCTGTCCTCATTGCAGAAATGATGGTGGCTGGACATTAA
- the infA gene encoding translation initiation factor IF-1, whose protein sequence is MAKEDHIEMAGTVIDTLPNTMFRVELENGHIVTAHISGRMRKNYIRILTGDKVRVELTPYDLTKGRITFRDKN, encoded by the coding sequence ATGGCAAAAGAAGATCATATTGAAATGGCTGGTACTGTAATCGATACGCTACCAAACACGATGTTTCGTGTGGAACTTGAAAATGGCCATATCGTAACAGCACATATTTCAGGACGTATGCGTAAAAACTACATCCGCATATTAACCGGTGACAAGGTTCGAGTGGAATTAACACCTTATGATCTGACGAAAGGTCGAATTACTTTCCGCGATAAAAACTAA
- the trxB gene encoding thioredoxin-disulfide reductase, translating into MISDSNHHRLIILGSGPAGYTAAVYAARANLNPVLITGMQPGGQLTTTTEVDNWPGDIEGLQGPALMERMQKHAERFETKIIFDHIVKADLQQRPFLLQGDSETYTCDALIIATGASARYIGLESEKAYQGRGVSACATCDGFFYRNKEVCVVGGGNTAVEEALYLANIAKSVTLIHRRDSLRAEKILQDKLFEKARTGNIKLLWHHTLEEVLGDDMKVTGVRTRSVIDNSQQDLPLDGVFIAIGHDPNTTIFKEQLTMKDGYITIRSGLEGMATATSVPGVFACGDVADHVYRQAITSAGFGCMAALDAEKYLDSLEK; encoded by the coding sequence ATGATAAGCGATAGCAATCACCATCGCCTCATAATTCTTGGTTCAGGCCCTGCAGGATATACAGCGGCAGTCTATGCTGCGCGTGCAAATTTAAACCCCGTGCTCATCACCGGTATGCAACCTGGTGGTCAATTAACAACCACGACAGAAGTTGATAACTGGCCCGGTGACATTGAAGGCTTGCAGGGGCCTGCTCTAATGGAACGCATGCAGAAACATGCAGAACGCTTTGAAACAAAAATTATTTTTGATCATATTGTAAAAGCTGATTTACAACAACGTCCTTTTTTACTGCAAGGCGATAGTGAAACTTATACTTGTGATGCGTTAATTATTGCAACAGGCGCTTCCGCTCGCTATATAGGTCTTGAGTCTGAGAAAGCCTATCAAGGGCGAGGTGTATCAGCTTGTGCTACTTGTGATGGTTTTTTCTATCGTAATAAGGAAGTTTGCGTTGTAGGTGGTGGTAACACGGCTGTTGAAGAGGCTCTTTATTTAGCAAATATTGCTAAATCCGTTACTTTGATTCATCGCCGTGATAGCCTTCGTGCTGAAAAAATTCTGCAGGATAAGCTTTTTGAAAAAGCACGTACCGGTAATATAAAACTATTGTGGCACCACACACTAGAAGAAGTCTTGGGTGATGATATGAAAGTCACTGGTGTACGCACTCGTAGTGTCATTGATAATAGCCAACAAGACTTGCCTCTTGACGGTGTTTTTATTGCCATTGGCCATGATCCCAACACGACTATTTTCAAAGAGCAACTGACAATGAAAGATGGCTATATTACCATTCGTTCCGGTTTGGAGGGCATGGCAACAGCAACATCAGTCCCCGGGGTTTTTGCCTGCGGTGATGTGGCAGATCATGTTTACAGACAGGCCATTACTTCAGCTGGTTTTGGCTGTATGGCAGCACTGGATGCAGAAAAATATTTAGATAGTCTGGAGAAATAA
- a CDS encoding type III polyketide synthase → MQPAITAIGIATPPYKRAQQEIAQLICEGFKLKPTEKRFLKAIYKASGIEYRYSVLSDYCKPIEEFDFFPRHPDAPLPTTAKRMQIYKEHALILALQAIKNCLAELNTFSQQEITHLITVSCTGMYAPGLDIEIVQHLGLPTSTKRTAVNFMGCYGAFNGIKVADAICQADPQANVLVVCIELCTIHFQKEQTAETIISNAIFADGAAAVLIQGKQSSCTCLTLESFHCDLVPQTSQQMAWQIADSGFDIVLSAYIPEVIKSGISLFTEKLLEKINWSFADIDYYAIHPGGLKILHACEEALNISEEDNKHSYDVLRQFGNMSSATVLFVLKSIWNSLKKQDDKKNIFSCAFGPGLTLESMLLKTHYGS, encoded by the coding sequence ATGCAGCCTGCAATTACTGCCATAGGAATCGCTACTCCACCTTATAAGCGTGCTCAACAAGAAATCGCCCAGCTTATTTGCGAAGGGTTTAAACTCAAACCCACCGAAAAAAGATTTTTAAAAGCAATTTATAAGGCATCAGGTATTGAGTATAGATACAGTGTTTTGAGTGATTATTGCAAACCCATAGAAGAATTTGATTTTTTCCCTCGACATCCTGACGCGCCTTTGCCAACCACAGCCAAACGAATGCAAATTTATAAAGAGCATGCGTTGATACTCGCACTGCAAGCGATTAAAAATTGCCTGGCCGAATTAAATACATTCAGTCAACAAGAAATCACACATCTTATTACGGTTAGTTGTACAGGAATGTATGCGCCTGGTTTAGATATTGAAATTGTCCAACATCTGGGATTACCCACCTCAACAAAACGAACTGCTGTTAATTTTATGGGTTGCTATGGAGCTTTTAATGGAATAAAAGTAGCCGATGCGATTTGTCAGGCAGATCCACAGGCAAATGTGTTAGTCGTTTGCATTGAGTTATGTACAATTCATTTTCAAAAAGAACAAACCGCAGAAACAATTATTTCTAATGCTATTTTTGCTGATGGCGCAGCTGCTGTGCTCATCCAGGGAAAACAAAGTAGTTGCACCTGTTTGACTCTGGAGTCATTTCACTGTGATTTGGTACCACAAACCAGCCAACAAATGGCTTGGCAAATTGCAGATTCTGGCTTTGATATCGTACTTAGTGCTTATATTCCTGAGGTGATAAAGTCAGGTATTAGTTTATTTACTGAAAAACTTTTAGAGAAAATAAATTGGTCTTTTGCTGATATTGATTACTATGCGATTCATCCAGGAGGACTTAAAATTCTGCACGCCTGTGAAGAAGCGTTAAATATCTCTGAGGAAGATAATAAGCATTCCTATGATGTTTTGCGTCAATTTGGCAATATGTCTTCAGCGACTGTTCTTTTTGTATTAAAAAGTATTTGGAATAGCTTGAAAAAGCAGGATGATAAAAAGAATATATTTAGTTGTGCCTTTGGACCCGGGCTTACTTTAGAATCAATGTTATTAAAAACGCATTATGGAAGCTAA
- a CDS encoding DedA family protein: MEQLQHLLNYVLHIDTYLFSFVSSYGVWTYLVLFAIIFCETGLVVLPFLPGDSLLFASGSVAAQSGASLDIFLLFGLLVLASITGNQLNYSIGKMVGPQVFSRSNSRLLNKKYLQKTHLFYEKHGGKTIIFARFIPIIRTFAPFVAGIGYMNRSQFFLYNITSATLWIGSLIWLGYFVGALPFVKNNFTLVIYGIIILSLLPPVLTFFFRKLLAVHQQN, from the coding sequence ATGGAACAACTACAGCATTTGCTAAATTATGTATTACATATCGATACCTATCTTTTTTCTTTTGTTTCCAGCTATGGTGTTTGGACTTATTTGGTTTTGTTTGCAATAATTTTTTGCGAAACTGGCCTCGTTGTATTACCGTTTCTTCCTGGTGACTCACTATTATTTGCCAGTGGCAGCGTTGCAGCTCAATCAGGAGCTTCCCTCGACATCTTTTTATTGTTTGGCTTACTTGTACTCGCTTCCATAACAGGTAATCAATTGAATTACTCTATTGGCAAGATGGTTGGCCCGCAGGTTTTTTCGCGAAGCAACTCACGGCTTCTTAATAAAAAATATTTGCAAAAAACACATCTTTTTTATGAAAAGCATGGTGGAAAAACCATCATTTTTGCTCGCTTTATTCCTATTATTCGTACCTTTGCGCCTTTTGTTGCGGGAATAGGTTATATGAATCGTTCGCAATTTTTTCTTTATAATATCACCAGTGCGACCCTATGGATAGGAAGCCTCATTTGGTTAGGCTATTTTGTTGGAGCACTACCTTTTGTAAAAAATAATTTTACTTTGGTTATTTATGGAATCATTATTCTATCATTACTACCTCCTGTATTAACCTTCTTTTTTCGCAAGCTTCTTGCCGTTCATCAGCAAAATTAG
- a CDS encoding protein kinase domain-containing protein, translated as MTKDTQLEKQTKSHANNSPVDPYLMEEKDFTAGGRILGKGNFGVVLKTTFRNRKAALKVSKEKNEAENERAIMRRLAELHKPYVVQLLGYMLYENHYFIAMEYMPKGSIENFIAQKTPIDWSLRYLWLTQITEGLIFLHENFIVHRDIKGANILLDHALNPKIADFGSAVIMKGEPLSGGVGTPLWIAPEIILEEPYNEKVDVYSLAITLWQIVCWDSPKTDKNYNEFLDHVVRGGRPPLPQNLPKKVAKLLTLGWLHEPDQRPSAKEYLVKLEETKEEILSASPMKP; from the coding sequence ATGACTAAAGACACTCAGTTAGAAAAACAAACAAAAAGCCATGCTAATAACTCTCCTGTTGATCCTTACTTAATGGAGGAGAAAGATTTTACAGCTGGAGGAAGAATACTTGGGAAAGGTAATTTTGGTGTAGTTCTTAAAACAACATTCCGTAATAGAAAAGCTGCACTTAAGGTATCGAAAGAAAAAAATGAAGCAGAAAATGAAAGAGCCATCATGAGGCGTTTGGCGGAGTTGCACAAACCTTATGTTGTGCAATTGCTTGGCTACATGCTATATGAAAATCATTATTTTATTGCGATGGAGTATATGCCTAAGGGCTCTATCGAAAACTTCATAGCCCAAAAGACACCCATAGATTGGTCTTTGCGCTATCTCTGGCTTACGCAAATTACGGAAGGGTTAATCTTTTTGCACGAGAATTTTATTGTTCATCGTGATATCAAGGGCGCTAATATTCTTTTAGATCACGCCTTAAATCCCAAAATTGCTGATTTTGGTTCTGCAGTGATTATGAAAGGTGAACCCCTTAGTGGGGGAGTGGGTACACCCTTATGGATAGCACCTGAAATCATTTTGGAGGAGCCTTATAACGAGAAAGTAGATGTTTATAGCCTTGCGATTACTTTGTGGCAAATTGTTTGCTGGGACTCTCCCAAGACAGATAAAAATTATAATGAGTTTTTGGATCATGTCGTTCGGGGAGGAAGACCACCATTGCCACAAAATTTACCGAAAAAAGTTGCCAAGCTACTTACTTTAGGATGGCTACATGAACCTGATCAAAGGCCTTCTGCAAAGGAGTATTTAGTTAAATTGGAGGAGACTAAGGAGGAGATATTAAGTGCTTCTCCGATGAAGCCTTAA
- the aat gene encoding leucyl/phenylalanyl-tRNA--protein transferase — MDTLDFPDPLNSDSQGLLAVGGDLSPERLLSAYRQGIFPWFEPGSLPLWWSPDPRLILKPHAFKLSRSLKQTLKKPHRFTVDTVFAEVINACASSTGRLNHTWITDEMQEAYTMLHLLGYAHSFEIWIDEKLAGGLYGISLGHAFFGESMFHRTRDSSKLAMYYLCKTLQHWQFDFIDCQLPTAHLQSLGAEVISRRQFLHLLKETLKHPTHPGRWANILNQA; from the coding sequence ATGGATACGCTGGATTTTCCAGATCCATTAAATAGTGATTCTCAAGGATTGCTGGCTGTTGGCGGCGATTTGTCGCCAGAGCGTTTATTGTCAGCATACCGCCAAGGAATTTTTCCCTGGTTTGAACCAGGTTCTCTTCCTCTTTGGTGGTCGCCCGACCCGCGTTTAATATTAAAACCTCATGCCTTCAAACTATCACGCAGTTTGAAGCAGACTCTAAAAAAACCTCATCGGTTTACCGTTGATACCGTTTTTGCAGAAGTTATTAATGCCTGTGCATCAAGTACAGGACGACTGAATCACACCTGGATCACAGATGAAATGCAAGAAGCCTACACCATGCTGCATCTGCTTGGTTATGCGCATTCATTTGAAATATGGATTGATGAGAAACTTGCTGGTGGCTTATATGGCATTAGTTTGGGACATGCTTTTTTTGGCGAATCAATGTTTCATCGAACGCGTGACAGCTCAAAACTAGCCATGTATTATCTTTGTAAGACTTTGCAACATTGGCAATTTGACTTTATTGATTGCCAATTGCCGACAGCTCACTTACAAAGTTTAGGAGCTGAAGTTATTAGCCGACGTCAATTCCTGCATCTGTTGAAGGAAACTTTAAAGCACCCTACTCATCCAGGTCGATGGGCTAATATATTAAACCAGGCGTAA
- a CDS encoding DNA translocase FtsK → MGKQQTSNQTGHRKQALPTFLIKRLSEGSFILVSTLALYVILSLSTYDLSDPSWSQMSKSNTEITNAGGQVGAYIADALYFVFGYFSFFIPLVFAYIAWIVVKDYRALHTINRPAMLLRASGFIFMMLGGCSLLSLDAQLALDAKHSAGGVLGSFIADGFRYALSMQGATLLLSAIFLVGITLLTGLSWIHLVELTGWYTTVATNWLFRSSLASSRVIRARVKHLKESKESKEKEPAPEIEKPARKLLARKKEKTESLPVVMPSLEPLPTISAPTPPPVPSVAPSLKIKEPARPAPAKSTAPAIQVTGELPSLNLLDKGQQGKSMGGYTHQELETVSREVEQHLLDFGIQADVVAVHPGPVITRFELQLAAGIKVSKLSALAKDLARSLSVISVRVVEVIPGKTVVGLELPNQHRDMVRLSEVLSAEVYQQAHSPIALALGVDIAGHPMVVDLAKMPHLLVAGTTGSGKSVGINAMILSLLFKSTPEQVRLIMVDPKMLELSVYDGIPHLLTPVVTDMKEAASALRWCVGEMERRYRLMAAMGVRNLAGFNSKLAEAEAKGEQLTDPLWKPGNSMDETAPVLQALPYIVVIIDELADMMMVVGKKVEQLIARIAQKARAAGIHLILATQRPSVDVLTGLIKSNIPTRMSFQVSSKIDSRTILDQQGAEQLLGHGDMLYLAPGSGAPLRVHGAFVDDKEVHRVADDWRARGEPEYIDEITQTSEASEGGFGEESQDTEEADPLYDQAVEFVIQTRKASISSVQRRLKIGYNRAARLVEEMERTGIVGPLEGGFRDVLVSTITED, encoded by the coding sequence ATGGGAAAACAACAAACGAGTAATCAAACGGGACATCGTAAGCAAGCGCTGCCAACTTTTTTAATTAAAAGACTCAGCGAAGGCAGTTTTATCTTAGTATCAACGCTTGCATTGTATGTCATACTTTCTTTAAGTACCTACGATTTAAGTGATCCAAGTTGGTCACAAATGAGCAAGAGTAATACAGAAATTACCAATGCTGGGGGGCAGGTGGGTGCCTATATAGCGGATGCGCTTTATTTTGTATTTGGCTATTTTTCCTTTTTTATTCCCCTGGTTTTTGCCTATATTGCATGGATAGTTGTGAAAGATTACCGTGCCTTGCATACTATTAATAGACCGGCCATGTTATTGCGAGCTAGTGGCTTTATATTTATGATGCTGGGTGGCTGTTCTCTTTTGAGTCTGGATGCACAATTAGCCTTAGATGCAAAACATAGCGCAGGCGGTGTGCTTGGTAGTTTTATAGCGGATGGATTTCGTTATGCTCTGAGTATGCAGGGGGCAACATTACTATTATCAGCAATTTTTCTTGTTGGGATTACTTTATTAACAGGTCTATCTTGGATTCACCTTGTTGAATTAACAGGTTGGTATACGACGGTAGCAACCAATTGGTTATTCCGTAGCTCATTAGCAAGTTCACGTGTCATTCGAGCTCGAGTTAAGCATTTAAAAGAAAGCAAAGAAAGTAAAGAAAAGGAACCTGCTCCAGAGATTGAAAAACCTGCACGTAAACTACTTGCCCGAAAAAAAGAGAAAACAGAATCTTTGCCTGTGGTTATGCCTTCGTTGGAACCATTACCTACAATTTCTGCACCTACGCCACCTCCAGTGCCATCCGTGGCGCCTTCTTTAAAAATAAAAGAGCCTGCACGTCCAGCACCGGCAAAATCTACTGCACCAGCTATACAAGTAACCGGAGAACTCCCTTCGCTTAATTTGCTGGATAAAGGGCAGCAAGGCAAATCAATGGGTGGCTACACTCATCAAGAGTTAGAAACGGTGTCGCGCGAAGTAGAACAGCATTTGTTAGATTTTGGCATTCAAGCCGATGTAGTTGCGGTTCATCCTGGTCCTGTCATTACCCGCTTTGAATTGCAACTTGCCGCGGGTATTAAAGTAAGCAAGTTATCGGCTCTGGCTAAAGATTTAGCGCGCTCTTTATCGGTCATTAGTGTACGGGTTGTTGAAGTTATTCCCGGCAAAACGGTTGTCGGTCTTGAATTACCCAACCAACACCGAGATATGGTCCGTTTGTCGGAGGTTTTATCTGCCGAAGTATATCAACAAGCGCATTCGCCTATTGCTCTGGCTTTGGGAGTTGATATTGCTGGCCATCCAATGGTGGTGGATCTCGCCAAGATGCCTCATTTACTTGTTGCCGGAACAACTGGTTCTGGTAAATCCGTTGGTATTAATGCCATGATTTTGAGCCTGCTCTTTAAATCGACCCCTGAGCAGGTTCGTCTTATTATGGTTGATCCGAAGATGTTAGAGTTATCTGTTTACGACGGTATCCCACATCTACTAACCCCCGTAGTAACAGATATGAAGGAAGCAGCCAGTGCTTTACGTTGGTGCGTGGGAGAGATGGAGCGACGATATCGATTGATGGCGGCCATGGGAGTTCGCAATTTAGCAGGGTTTAATAGCAAATTAGCGGAAGCAGAAGCCAAGGGTGAGCAACTGACTGATCCTCTATGGAAGCCTGGAAATTCAATGGATGAAACGGCCCCGGTGTTGCAAGCTTTGCCCTATATTGTCGTTATCATTGATGAGTTAGCCGATATGATGATGGTGGTGGGCAAAAAAGTAGAGCAGCTGATTGCTCGTATTGCCCAAAAGGCTCGCGCAGCTGGAATTCATCTAATTCTGGCAACCCAAAGACCTTCCGTGGATGTTTTGACAGGGTTAATAAAATCCAATATTCCAACGCGAATGTCATTTCAGGTATCTTCAAAAATTGATTCACGTACTATTCTTGATCAGCAAGGGGCAGAACAGTTGCTTGGGCATGGTGATATGCTTTATTTAGCACCAGGTAGTGGGGCTCCCTTACGCGTTCATGGTGCATTTGTGGATGACAAAGAAGTTCATCGAGTAGCTGATGATTGGCGAGCACGTGGTGAGCCTGAATATATCGATGAAATTACCCAAACAAGTGAGGCTTCTGAAGGGGGCTTTGGTGAGGAATCGCAAGACACGGAAGAAGCTGATCCGTTATATGATCAAGCAGTTGAATTCGTAATTCAAACACGAAAAGCAAGTATTTCATCCGTGCAGCGTCGTTTAAAGATAGGTTATAACCGTGCTGCAAGATTGGTAGAGGAAATGGAGCGAACTGGTATTGTTGGCCCCTTAGAGGGTGGTTTTAGAGATGTGTTGGTCTCCACGATAACTGAGGATTAA
- the lolA gene encoding outer membrane lipoprotein chaperone LolA — protein MKKIALLALLLVGGNAFSNPAEVLQTKLNAIRSLSANFSQTVMAKKRELSSSSGTMALERPGRFRWQTKDPMEQLVIADGEQLWVYDVDLEQVTVKKQEKGVGGTAALFLSGYNDTVTRDFDVTASTKGKKELYDLHSKSNKANFQRVKLIFEGDTLSGIEMYDQLGQHTIVNLKNVKTNPKLAAALFKFKPPKGTDVVKQ, from the coding sequence ATGAAAAAAATAGCGTTATTGGCATTATTGCTAGTAGGTGGCAATGCATTTAGTAATCCAGCAGAGGTATTACAAACCAAACTCAATGCTATTCGCAGCTTAAGTGCTAATTTTAGCCAAACGGTCATGGCTAAAAAACGCGAACTTTCAAGTTCGTCAGGTACAATGGCCTTAGAACGACCAGGACGTTTTCGTTGGCAAACAAAAGATCCAATGGAGCAATTAGTTATCGCCGATGGCGAGCAATTATGGGTTTATGATGTAGACTTAGAACAAGTAACCGTAAAAAAACAAGAAAAAGGTGTGGGGGGAACAGCAGCATTATTTTTAAGTGGTTACAATGACACAGTCACTCGCGATTTTGATGTCACTGCATCAACAAAAGGTAAAAAAGAACTCTATGATTTGCACTCGAAATCAAACAAAGCTAATTTTCAACGTGTCAAATTAATTTTTGAAGGGGATACCTTAAGTGGCATAGAGATGTATGACCAATTAGGCCAACATACGATTGTGAATTTAAAGAATGTAAAAACTAATCCTAAGCTCGCTGCAGCCTTGTTTAAATTTAAACCACCAAAAGGGACTGATGTGGTTAAACAATGA